A genomic stretch from Chitinophaga agri includes:
- a CDS encoding NADH-quinone oxidoreductase subunit N, with amino-acid sequence MNELQLLSLLPFMVLAAASVVVILLIAFKAGHTVIQVTGFIMMCLVVLAMWYVKDTLPMLVPPLFIVDGQAALFTGLIICCVLVVGLLSYIYFEEREENPKEYYILLFLATLGGAILTISQHFISLFIGLELLSVSLYGLIAYLRTRNHAVEAGMKYLVLAAMSSAFLLFGMALIYMETGSMTFAGLSAKMAGQTGTPVFLLGMGMMIVAIGFKMALVPFHLWVADVYQGAPSPVTAFIATSSKIGTFAVLLRFAHSVDLQQYPLMITVFSVLAIASMVSGNILALRQNNLKRLLAYSSIAHFGYLLVAFLPGTEAGTEATIFYLVAYAVTLLAAFGVIVLLSNGEDEADQLEGYKGLIWRRPVLGAVLTIALFSLAGIPLTAGFLAKFMVLSAGVERSLWPLLIVLVLTSVIGLYYYLRVISTLFARPEPAIQTPGPRHPFFYFSTYAALIIMVGALCWLGVFPGLILQGIRSFLLLH; translated from the coding sequence ATGAATGAACTGCAATTATTATCGCTACTGCCTTTTATGGTACTGGCGGCGGCATCAGTCGTGGTGATCCTGCTGATCGCGTTTAAGGCCGGTCATACCGTCATACAGGTCACGGGGTTCATCATGATGTGTCTTGTCGTATTGGCTATGTGGTATGTGAAGGATACGCTGCCGATGCTGGTGCCACCGTTGTTTATTGTGGACGGGCAGGCAGCGCTGTTCACAGGACTGATCATATGCTGTGTACTGGTGGTGGGGTTACTTTCCTATATCTATTTTGAGGAGCGGGAAGAGAATCCGAAGGAGTATTATATCCTGTTGTTCCTGGCAACGCTGGGGGGCGCGATCTTAACGATCAGCCAGCATTTCATCTCGCTGTTCATCGGGCTGGAGCTACTGAGTGTGAGCCTGTATGGCCTGATAGCCTATCTGCGTACCCGCAATCATGCAGTGGAAGCCGGGATGAAGTACCTGGTGCTGGCGGCGATGTCTTCAGCTTTCCTGTTGTTTGGGATGGCACTGATCTATATGGAAACGGGCAGCATGACATTTGCGGGTCTAAGCGCTAAAATGGCGGGGCAAACAGGTACGCCGGTATTTTTACTGGGAATGGGTATGATGATCGTCGCAATCGGCTTTAAAATGGCATTAGTGCCATTCCATTTGTGGGTGGCAGATGTATACCAGGGAGCGCCGTCGCCGGTGACGGCATTTATTGCGACGAGTTCCAAGATCGGGACGTTTGCGGTGTTACTGCGGTTTGCGCACTCAGTGGATCTGCAGCAGTACCCGCTGATGATCACCGTCTTTTCGGTGCTGGCGATTGCATCGATGGTATCGGGGAATATACTGGCATTGCGGCAGAACAACCTGAAGCGGTTGCTGGCTTATTCGTCAATAGCGCATTTCGGCTATCTGCTGGTGGCATTTCTGCCAGGGACGGAAGCAGGTACGGAGGCGACTATTTTTTACCTGGTGGCCTATGCCGTGACATTACTGGCCGCATTTGGGGTAATCGTATTATTGTCTAACGGAGAGGACGAGGCGGACCAGCTGGAGGGATACAAGGGGTTGATATGGCGCCGGCCGGTTTTAGGTGCGGTGCTGACCATTGCGCTTTTCTCGCTGGCGGGCATACCATTGACGGCGGGATTCCTTGCGAAATTCATGGTGTTGTCAGCAGGTGTAGAGCGGTCATTGTGGCCGTTACTGATCGTGCTGGTGCTAACCAGTGTGATCGGGTTGTATTATTACCTGCGGGTGATCAGTACATTATTTGCGCGTCCGGAGCCGGCCATCCAGACACCGGGGCCAAGACATCCGTTCTTTTATTTCTCTA